The window CAGTCACGGACGCATAGCTGGGACACAGGTCGATAGTAACGGAGGCCTTTCGCGGAGTAGCGGCGGACTACCCGCTCGCGCCGGTGCCGGCCCGTCGGGCTTTTGGCGCTCCCCCGACGAGTCGGGACTGTGCTGACGAAGGACCTGCTCCGGGTCTCGCGGGCGGGCGGCGGCTATCAGCCGCAGTTCGCGAGCGCGGACGACGAGCGGCTGGCCGCGCGCGTGATCGGAATCTATCAGGGTCACGTCGGCGAGCCCCGCGAGTCCCTCGACGCGGCGCTGACCGACCTGGAGCGGGAGGCCGACGACTTCAAACTGGTCCGCGGGTTCGCCAAGCTCGTCGACCGGGAGGCCACCTTCGAGACGCGCGCGCCGCTGCCGCCCGAGCGGGCCCGCAAGACCGCCTTCGAGGCGGCCGAAGCGGTCGGCGTCGTCACCGACGGGGACCGGACCGCCGCGCTGGAGCGGGCGGCCGACCGACTGGGGAGCGACCCGGCGGCCGTCGAGGCGTCGCTGTACGCCGACCGCGAGAAGCGACAGGTCCTGGCGAGCGTCGAGCCCCGCTGGGATCCGGAGCAACTCCGCCGCCAGTATAACCTCTCGCTTGCTCAGACGGCCCTCTTCGACGCCACCGAGGTCCGCGTCCGCTCGGACGACCCGACGACGCTCGTCTCCGCGGTCAAGCGGCTGCGCCTGATGTACGAGGTCCGGCGGACCGGCGACGGCCGGGCGGTCGTCGTCACCGGTCCCGACGCGCTGTTCCGATCCACCCGGCGCTACGGGACGCGGTTCGCCCGGCTCCTGCGGTCCGTCGCCGCGAACGCCGGCGAGTGGCGACTGGCCGCGACCGTCGACGACCGCGGGACCGACCGGGAGATGGTCCTGACAGACGCGGACGTGTCGGTCCCCGGCGTCGAGCCGGTGACCGAGGTCACCTTCGACAGCGGCGTCGAGGCGGACTTCGCCGCCCGCTTCGACGCGCTGGACCTCGACTGGGCCCTGACCCGGGAGCCAGAGCCGCTGGCGGCCGGCGAGGGCGTCGTCGTCCCCGACTTCGCGTTCGACTACGCGCCCGGGGGCGACCCGGACACGGGCCCGGACTACCGGATCTTCTTCGAGATCATGGGCTTCTGGACGCCGGAGTACGTCGAGAAGAAGCTCTCGCGGCTCGCCGACCTGGAGGACGTCGAGATGCTCGTCGCCGTCGACGAGAGCCTCGGCGTCGGCGAGGCCATCGAGGCCCGCGACCACCGCGCCGTCCCCTACTCGGGAACGGTCCGGGTGAAGGACGTCCGGGACGCGCTGCGCCGGTACGAGGAGCGCCTGGAGGCCGAGAGCGCGGCCGCCCTCCCCGGGGAGCTGGTCCCCGAAGCGAACGTCGTGACCCTCGACGAGCTGGCGGGCGACCGCGGCGTCAGCGAGAGCGCCGTCGAGGACGTCGCCGTCCCCGAGCACGAGCGGATCGGCCGGACGCTGGTCAGGCCCGCCGTGCTCGACGACCTCGCGGGCGAGATCGAGAGCGGGATGTCGCTCTCGGCCGCGGAGGACCGTCTCGAAGAGAAGGGGATCAGCGACAGCGGCGCCGCGCTGTCGCGGCTGGGGTACGAGGTCGAGTGGGACGGACTCAGCGGCGGGACGCTGCGCGAGAAGCAGTAGGCCGACCCGACTGGCGAGAGTTCACCGCTCGCTCCCCACCGGCCACTGCCACGCCTGCGACTGGACGACGCCGAGAATCTTCCGTCGGCGATCGGCCGTCTCCTCGAGGACGTCCGCGAACTCCGCGTCGGAGACCGTCGGCACCCCCCGCTCGCGAATCCGGTCGAGGTCGGGTCCCTCCGGCGGCTGGTCGGCGGACTCGACCGGGAGGGTGTACACCGATCTGAGGTAGTCCTCGACGCTCGAGCGGCCGGTCTCCAGCAGCGGTTCGCTCGGGCGGTCCTCCGGCGGGACGCCGAACCGAAGGACGGTCAGCGCGTCGTCGAAGATGGCGACGGCCAGCGGCGCCGCGTATCGCTGTTCGGCGCTCCGGTAATAGTGGAGGATCGGGTAGGCGTTGTGGTGGGACGCGATCTTGGTCAGCTGGGACGCGAACTCGTCTATCGGCAGGTCGTGTTCCTCGAAGTCGTCGCCGTCCCACCCGGTCGTGGCGAACGCCTCGCCGTCCGTTGCGACGCCGCGGACGCTGCCCGCGAACGACCGCTTCTGGACGACGGCCTGGAGGACGTTGATGACGTACGTGATGCCGAGCGTCACGAGCACCATCCCGCTGCCGTTCGTCAGCGCCGTCGCGATCTGCCAGGGGCCGCTCGCGGGCGAGAAGTCGCCGTTCCCCATCGTGAACATCGTGTAGGCGACGAAGTATATCCG of the Halomicrobium salinisoli genome contains:
- a CDS encoding DUF790 family protein, coding for MLTKDLLRVSRAGGGYQPQFASADDERLAARVIGIYQGHVGEPRESLDAALTDLEREADDFKLVRGFAKLVDREATFETRAPLPPERARKTAFEAAEAVGVVTDGDRTAALERAADRLGSDPAAVEASLYADREKRQVLASVEPRWDPEQLRRQYNLSLAQTALFDATEVRVRSDDPTTLVSAVKRLRLMYEVRRTGDGRAVVVTGPDALFRSTRRYGTRFARLLRSVAANAGEWRLAATVDDRGTDREMVLTDADVSVPGVEPVTEVTFDSGVEADFAARFDALDLDWALTREPEPLAAGEGVVVPDFAFDYAPGGDPDTGPDYRIFFEIMGFWTPEYVEKKLSRLADLEDVEMLVAVDESLGVGEAIEARDHRAVPYSGTVRVKDVRDALRRYEERLEAESAAALPGELVPEANVVTLDELAGDRGVSESAVEDVAVPEHERIGRTLVRPAVLDDLAGEIESGMSLSAAEDRLEEKGISDSGAALSRLGYEVEWDGLSGGTLREKQ
- a CDS encoding ion channel; amino-acid sequence: MDPALIPTVVSTLVSQVSSPVLQGSGGTQWLSLVLGVALIGAGVLDVLWTTLWVDGGAGPLTSSLMAGTWRGLRAFGQGRSRVLSLSGPLVLTLTLAMWVGLLWGGWVLVFASGADALNYTRGPGPVSWTGRIYFVAYTMFTMGNGDFSPASGPWQIATALTNGSGMVLVTLGITYVINVLQAVVQKRSFAGSVRGVATDGEAFATTGWDGDDFEEHDLPIDEFASQLTKIASHHNAYPILHYYRSAEQRYAAPLAVAIFDDALTVLRFGVPPEDRPSEPLLETGRSSVEDYLRSVYTLPVESADQPPEGPDLDRIRERGVPTVSDAEFADVLEETADRRRKILGVVQSQAWQWPVGSER